From Orcinus orca chromosome 3, mOrcOrc1.1, whole genome shotgun sequence, a single genomic window includes:
- the DOCK6 gene encoding dedicator of cytokinesis protein 6 isoform X11, translated as MEMHSAGTQRLPILYCWQDDPRHSSGSPDDTPRSSGASGIFDLRNLAADSLLPSLLERMAPEDVDRRNEALRRQHRSRALLTLYPAPDEDEAVERCSRPEPPREHFGQRILVKCLSLKFEIEIEPIFGILALYDVREKKKISENFYFDLNSDSMKGLLRAHGTHPAISTLARSAIFSVTYPSPDIFLVIKLEKVLQQGDISECCEPYMVMKEVDTAKNKEKLEKLRLGAEQFCTRLGRYRMPFAWTAVHLANIVSSAGQSDRDSDSEGERRPTWTDRRRRGPQDRTSSGDDACSFSGFRPATLTVTNFFKQEAERLSDEDLFKFLADMRRPTSLLRRLRPVTAQLKIDISPAPENPHFCLSPELLHVKPYPDPRGRPTKEILEFPAREVYAPHTSYRNLLYVYPHSLNFSSRQGSVRNLTVRVQYMAGEDPSQALPVIFGKSSCSEFTREAFTPVVYHNKSPEFYEEFKLRLPACVTENHHLLFTFYHVSCQPRPGTALETPVGFTWIPLLQHGRLRTGPFCLPVSVDQPPPSYSVLTPDVALPGMRWVDGHKGVFSVELTAVSSVHPQDPYLDKFFTLVHVLEEGAFPFRLKDAVLSESTVEQELRASLVALRLASPEPLVAFSHHVLDKLVRLVVRPPIIGGQIVNLGRVAFEAMAHVVSLVHRSLEAAQDARGHCPLLAAYVYYAFRLPGTEPSLPGGAPKVTLQPATLAHGPGRPASLYLARSKSISSSNPDLAVAPGSVDDEVSRILASKGIDRSHSWVNSAYAPGGSKAVLRRAPPYCGADPRQAIDRSSSRTSSYLEGSSSTPPATQPRPTVQKLLHEELALQWVVSGSAVREAVLQHAWFFFQLMVKSMALHLLLGQKLDTPRKLRFPGRFLDDIAALVGSVGLEVITRVHKDVELAEHLNASLAFFLSDLLSLVDRGFVFSLVRAHYKQVATRLQSAPNPAVLLTLRMDFTRILCGHEHYVTLNLPCCPLSPPASPSPSVSSTTSQSSTFSSQTPDPKVISMFELSGSFRQQHFLAGLLLTELALALEPEAEGASLLHKKAISAVHSLLCGHDADPRYAEATVKARVAELYLPLLSLARDTLPRLHDFAEGPGQRSRLASMLDSDTEGEGDMGGTINPSVAMAIAGGPLAPGSRASISQGPATAARSGCALSAESSRTLLVCVLWVLKNAEPALLQRWAADLALPQLGRLLDLLYLCLAAFEYKGKKAFERINSLTFKKSLDMKARLEEAILGTIGARQEMVRRSRERSPFGNQENVRWRKSVTHWRQTSDRVDKTKDEMEHEALVDGNLATEASLVVLDTLEIIVQTVMLSEARESILGAVLKVVLYSLGSAQSALFLQHGLATQRALVSKFPELLFEEDTELCADLCLRLLRHCGSRISAIRTHASASLYLLMRQNFEIGHNFARVKMQVTMSLSSLVGTTQNFSEEHLRRSLKTILTYAEEDVGLRDSTFAEQVQDLMFNLHMILTDTVKMKEHQEDPEMLIDLMYRIARGYQGSPDLRLTWLQNMAGKHAELGNHAEAAQCMVHAAALVAEYLALLEDSRHLPVGCVSFQNISSNVLEESAISDDILSPDEEGFCSGKHFTELGLVGLLEQAAAYFTMGGLYEAVNEVYKTLIPILEAHRDYKKLAAVHGKLQEAFTKIMHQSSGWERVFGTYFRVGFYGARFGDLDEQEFVYKEPSITKLAEISHRLEEFYTERFGEDVVQIIKDSNPVDKTKLDPQKAYIQITYVEPHFDTYELKDRVTYFDRNYGLRTFLFCTPFTPDGRAHGELPEQHKRKTLLSTDHAFPYIKTRIRVCHREETVLTPVEVAIEDMQKKTRELAFATEQDPPDAKMLQMVLQGSVGPTVNQGPLEVAQVFLAEIPQDPKLFRHHNKLRLCFKDFCKKCEDALRKNKALIGPDQKEYHRELERNYSRLREALQPLLTQRLPQLLVPNTAGFRNSLNRASFRKADL; from the exons ATGGAGATGCATTCAGCTGGCACTCAGCGCTTGCCCATTCTCTACTGCTGGCAGGATGACCCCCGGCACTCCTCAGGCTCCCCAGACGACACCCCACGAAGCAGTGGTGCCTCTGGCATCTTCGACCTGAGGAACTTGGCAGCCGACTCATTGCTGCCCTCACTGCTGGAGCGCATGGCCCCGGAGGATGTGGACCGGCGCAATGAGGCCCTGCGGCGGCAGCACCGGTCCCGTGCCCTGCTCACCCTCTACCCGGCGCCCGACGAG GATGAGGCCGTGGAACGCTGCAGCCGCCCGGAGCCACCCCGAGAGCACTTTGGACAGAGGATCCTGGTCAAGTGTCTGTCGCTTAA GTTCGAGATAGAAATCGAGCCCATCTTTGGCATCTTGGCCCTGTACGACGTGCGGGAGAAGAAGAAG ATCTCGGAGAACTTCTACTTTGACCTGAACTCAGACTCCATGAAGGGGCTACTGCGGGCCCATGGCACCCATCCTGCCATCTCCACCCTGGCCCGCTCTGCCATCTTCTCCGTGACCTATCCCTCGCCCGACATCTTCTTGGTCATCAAG CTGGAGAAGGTGCTGCAGCAGGGGGACATCAGCGAGTGCTGCGAGCCCTACATGGTGATGAAGGAGGTGGACACAGCCAAG AACAAAGAGAAGCTAGAGAAGCTGCGCCTGGGGGCTGAGCAGTTCTGCACCCGTCTGGGCCGCTACCGCATGCCCTTTGCCTGGACGGCGGTGCACCTGGCCAACATTGTGAGCAGCGCGGGCCAGTCGGACCGGGACTCGGACTCGGAGGGCG AGCGCCGACCCACTTGGACTGACCGCCGCCGTCGGGGGCCCCAGGACCGGACGAGTAGCGGGGACGACGCCTGCAGCTTCTCCGGCTTCCGCCCAGCCACGCTAACTGTCACCAACTTCTTTAAGCAG GAAGCTGAGCGGCTCAGTGATGAGGACCTCTTCAAGTTCCTGGCTGACATGCGGCGCCCGACATCCCTGCTGCGGCGCCTGCGGCCCGTGACCG cccagctcaAGATTGAcatctccccagcccctgagAACCCCCACTTCTGCCTCTCCCCGGAGCTGCTTCATGTCAAGCCCTACCCAGACCCCAGGGGTCGGCCCACCAAGGAGATTCTGGAGTTCCCCGCCCGTGAGGTCTACGCCCCCCACACCAGCTACAG GAACCTGCTGTACGTGTACCCGCACAGCCTCAACTTCAGCAGCCGCCAGGGCTCCGTGCGCAACCTCACTGTGCGAGTGCAGTACATGGCGGGCGAGGACCCCAGCCAGGCCCTGCCG GTCATCTTTGGCAAGTCCAGCTGCAGCGAATTCACCCGCGAGGCCTTCACACCAGTGGTCTACCATAACAA GTCCCCTGAATTCTACGAGGAATTTAAGCTGCGTCTTCCGGCCTGTGTGACCGAGAACCACCACCTGCTGTTCACCTTCTACCACGTCAGCTGCCAGCCCCGGCCAGGCACGGCCCTGGAGACTCCTGTGGGCTTTACT TGGATCCCACTGCTGCAGCACGGCCGCCTGAGGACCGGCCCCTTCTGCCTCCCTGTGTCCGTGGATCAGCCCCCGCCCAGCTACTCCGTGCTCACACCGGAC GTGGCGCTGCCGGGCATGCGCTGGGTGGATGGCCACAAGGGTGTGTTCAGCGTGGAGCTCACGGCTGTGTCGTCTGTGCACCCCCAG GACCCCTACCTGGACAAATTCTTCACCCTGGTGCACGTCCTGGAGGAAGGGGCCTTTCCATTCCGGCTCAAGGATGCCGTGCTGAGCGAGAGCACCGTGGAACAGGAGCTGCGGGCCAGCCTGGTGGCCCTGCGACTCGCCAGCCCTGAACCCCTTGTCGCCTTCTCCCACCACGTACTGGACAAGCTCGTACGCCTGGTCGTGCGGCCCCCCATCATCGGCGGCCAGATCG TAAACCTGGGTCGTGTAGCCTTTGAAGCAATGGCTCATGTAGTCAGCCTCGTCCACCGGAGCCTGGAGGCTGCCCAGGATGCCCGTGGTCACTGCCCACTGCTGGCTGCCTATGTCTACTATGCCTTCCGACTGCCTGGCACGGAGCCCAGCCTCCCAGGTG GGGCCCCTAAAGTGACGCTGCAGCCTGCCACGCTGGCCCATGGCCCTGGCCGCCCCGCAAGCCTCTACCTGGCCCGCTCTAAGAGTATCAGCAGCAGCAACCCTGACCTGGCCGTGGCCCCTGGCTCCGTGGATGACGAGGTCTCCCGCATCCTGGCCAGCAAG GGTATCGACCGCTCACACTCCTGGGTGAATTCTGCTTATGCTCCAGGAGGCAGCAAGGCGGTGCTGCGACGGGCACCCCCTTATTGTGGGGCCGACCCCAGACAG GCCATCGACCGCAGCTCTAGCCGAACCTCTTCCTACCTCGAGGGCTCCTCCTCGACCCCACCAGCCACCCAGCCGAGACCCACTGTGCAGAAG ctgctTCACGAGGAGCTGGCCCTGCAGTGGGTGGTCAGCGGCAGTGCCGTGCGCGAGGCTGTCCTGCAGCATGCCTGGTTCTTCTTCCAGCTCATG gtgaaAAGCATGGCGCTGCACCTGCTTCTGGGCCAGAAGCTGGACACACCCCGCAAGCTTCGCTTCCCTGGGCGCTTCCTGGATGACATTGCTGCCCTGGTGGGCTCTGTGGGCCTGGAGGTCATCACCCGCGTCCACAAG GACGTGGAGCTGGCCGAGCACCTCAACGCCAGCCTGGCCTTCTTCCTCAGTGATCTGCTGTCCCTGGTGGACCGCGGCTTTGTCTTCAGCCTGGTCCGGGCTCACTACAAGCAG GTGGCCACACGGCTGCAGTCGGCTCCCAACCCGGCGGTGCTGCTGACCCTGCGCATGGACTTCACCCGCATCCTATGCGGCCACGAGCACTACGTGACCCTCAACCTCCCTTGCTGCCCCCTGTCACCCCCGGCCTCACCCTCGCCCTCCGTATCTTCCACCACCTCGCAG AGCTCCACCTTTTCCAGCCAGACCCCAGACCCCAAGGTGATCAGCATGTTCGAGCTGAGTGGGTCGTTCCGGCAGCAGCACTTCCTGGCTGGGCTCCTGCTGACGGaactggccctggccctggaacCTGAGGCCGAGGG GGCGTCCCTGCTGCACAAGAAGGCCATCAGTGCTGTCCACAGCCTGCTCTGTGGCCATGATGCTGACCCCCGCTACGCCGAGGCCACTGTGAAGGCCCGGGTGGCCGAGCTATACCTGCCACTGCTGTCACTGGCGCGGGACACACTGCCACGGCTGCATGACTTTGCTG AGGGTCCAGGTCAGCGGTCAAGACTGGCCTCTATGCTCGACTCAGACACAGAAGGGGAAGGGGACATGGGAGGCACCATCAAcccctcagtggccatggccatCGCTGGTGGCCCCCTGGCCCCTGGCTCCCGGGCCAGCATCTCCCAGGGCCCAGCGACA gCTGCTCGCTCGGGCTGTGCCCTCTCCGCCGAGTCTAGTCGGACCTTGCTGGTGTGTGTGCTGTGGGTCTTGAAGAATGCTGAGCCAGCCCTGCTGCAGCGCTGGGCTGCGGACCTGGCCCTCCCTCAACTGGGTCGTCTCTTGGACTTGCTGTACCTCTGTCTGGCTGCCTTTGAATACAAG GGGAAAAAGGCCTTTGAACGTATCAACAGTCTCACGTTCAAGAAGTCACTGGACATGAAGGCCCGGCTGGAGGAAGCTATCTTGGGCACCATTGGAGCCCGACAGGAGATGGTGCGACGGAGCCGTG AGAGGAGCCCATTTGGGAACCAGGAGAATGTACGCTGGCGGAAGAGCGTCACACACTGGAGACAAACCTCGGACCGTGTGGACAA GACCAAGGATGAAATGGAACACGAGGCCTTGGTGGACGGGAACCTGGCAACCGAGGCAAGCCTGGTAGTTCTGGATACACTGGAGATCATCGTGCAG ACGGTGATGCTGTCAGAGGCCCGGGAGAGTATCTTGGGCGCGGTACTGAAGGTTGTGTTGTACAGTCTGGGCAGTGCCCAGAGTGCCCTCTTCTTGCAGCACGGCCTGGCCACACAGCGGGCCCTGGTATCCAAG TTCCCAGAGCTGCTGTTTGAGGAGGACACAGAGCTGTGTGCCGACCTCTGCTTGAGGCTCCTGCGACACTGCGGCAGCCGCATCAGCGCCATCCGTACGCACGCCAGCGCCTCCCTCTACCTCCTCATGCGCCAGAATTTCGAGATTGGCCAC AACTTTGCCCGCGTGAAGATGCAAGTGACCATGTCACTTTCGTCCCTGGTGGGGACAACGCAGAACTTCAGCGAAGAGCACCTGCGACGTTCACTCAAGACCATCCTCACCTATGCCGAGGAGGATGTGGGGCTGCGGGACAGCACCTTTGCTGAACAG GTCCAGGACCTGATGTTCAACTTGCACATGATCCTGACTGACACGGTGAAGATGAAGGAGCATCAGGAGGACCCGGAAATGCTCATTGACCTCATGTACAG GATTGCCCGGGGCTACCAGGGCTCCCCAGACCTGCGGCTGACATGGCTGCAGAACATGGCGGGGAAGCACGCAGAGCTGGGCAACCACGCGGAGGCTGCGCAGTGCATGGTTCACGCGGCCGCCCTGGTGGCCGAGTACCTCGCTCTGCTGGAGGACAGCCGCCACCTGCCTGTGGGCTGTGTTTCCTTCCAG aacATCTCGTCCAACGTGCTGGAGGAGTCCGCCATCTCTGACGACATCCTGTCGCCTGATGAGGAGGGCTTCTGTTCCGGGAAGCACTTCACGGAGCTGGGGCTGGTGGGGCTGCTGGAACAGGCGGCCGCCTACTTCACCATG GGTGGGCTCTACGAGGCAGTGAATGAGGTCTACAAGACCCTCATCCCCATCCTGGAAGCCCACCGCGACTACAAGAAGCTGGCTGCTGTGCACGGCAAACTGCAGGAGGCCTTCACCAAGATCATGCACCAG AGCTCCGGCTGGGAG CGTGTGTTCGGGACATATTTCCGCGTGGGCTTCTACGGTGCCCGCTTTGGTGACCTAGATGAACAGGAGTTCGTGTACAAGGAGCCATCCATCACGAAGCTGGCCGAGATCTCACACCGGCTGGAG GAGTTCTACACGGAGAGATTTGGGGAGGACGTGGTCCAGATCATCAAAGATTCTAACCCTGTGGACAAGACCAAGCTGGACCCCCAGAAG GCCTACATCCAGATCACGTATGTGGAGCCGCATTTCGACACCTATGAGCTCAAGGACCGGGTGACCTACTTCGACCGCAACTACGGGCTGCGAACCTTCCTGTTCTGCACGCCCTTCACGCCGGACGGGCGCGCACACGGAGAGCTGCCTGAGCAGCACAAGCGCAAGACGCTGCTCAGCACAGATCACGCCTTCCCCTACATCAAGACACGAATCCGCGTGTGCCACCGGGAGGAG ACAGTGCTGACGCCAGTAGAGGTGGCCATTGAGGACATGCAGAAGAAGACCCGGGAGCTGGCCTTCGCCACCGAGCAGGACCCGCCTGATGCCAAAATGCTGCAGATGGTGCTGCAGGGCTCCGTGGGGCCCACTGTAAACCAG GGTCCACTGGAGGTGGCCCAGGTGTTTTTGGCCGAGATCCCGCAAGACCCTAAGCTCTTCAGGCATCACAACAAGCTGCGGCTCTGTTTCAAGGACTTCTGCAAGAA GTGCGAGGATGCGCTGCGGAAGAACAAAGCCCTGATTGGGCCGGACCAGAAGGAGTACCACCGTGAGCTGGAGCGCAACTACTCCCGCCTGCGGGAGGCTCTGCAGCCTCTGCTCACCCAGCGCCTGCCTCAGCTGCTGGTGCCAAACACAGCCGGCTTCAG GAACTCCTTGAACAGAGCAAGTTTCCGGAAGGCTGACCTCTGA